The Dehalobacter sp. genomic sequence AAGGATATTTTTGCAAAATATGTTGGGATAGAAATACTCAAAGCCGGAGCCGGAACGGCTGAGGCCAGGTTAAAGATAGACGAGCACCATTTGAATGCGCTTGGGATCGTTCAGGGAGGAGCCATTTTTACGCTGGCGGATTCGACACTCGCTGCAGCGTCGAATTCCCGGGAGGGTACGGCAATTGCCGTAAATGTCAGTATTACCTATTGTCAAGCTGCCGGTCTGGGAATACTCACCGCCAGGGCCAAAGAAGTATCCCTAAACCGGAAAATAGCGACCTATCTGGTTGAAGTCACAGATGAGAAAGATAATCTCATCGCCATGTTTCAGGGAACGGTTTACAGGAAACAATAAAATAAAAGCTCATGTTCGTATCATACCAACGGTGACATGATGCGAACATGGGCTTTGAAATCTCATACACCTGGTATTGATTACTTCTGAGGTTTGAAGGTATCACACTGTGTCTCTTCCGAGCCTTGGGAATGCTCGGCCCCGCTGTGATTCACCTGAATCATCGGTGCATCGCACATGACATCTTTATTGTAATGACACTCGGTGACTGTACATTTAATTGAACCCATTTTTTTCACCTCCTTGGGCGAGTATCTTATTAACGCTAAAGCTTTGGCGTTTATACCTCTTATTATTATGAACAAAAATTAATTTACTATGTGGACGGCAAAACCAATAAATTTTTAAAGACGCTCCGGCGTCTTTTTTTATAAGGTTTGCATAAATGGAAAATTATTGAAGAAGACTGCATATATTATTATTGTCATAATCATTTTCTGGAATGGGGTGACTCACACGAATGACTTCAATTACAAATATACCGTAAACCACAGCAACCCGGTAAATTACTATTATCAACCGCAGCAGGGCAATTCCAGAAAGCTTTGGGGCTGTCCAATGCAGCAAAATAGCTGGAATAACGGCATCTATCCTCTCTTTGAACGTTCGGTTCCCTCCGGGCCCAATCTGATATTGCTTATGCCGGCAATTTTTGGAGCTGCGGCCGCGTTTACGGTCGGGTTCAGTTTGTACGGCCGCAGTTTTAGCAGCGGATATTCAAGATTTATTTTTTTTGTCAATATCTATGCAATCATTGCTTCTCTGGGCGCCGGGGCTTATATCTTCGAAACGTTAACCCTCGAGGAAAGCAAAGACGCCAAATTAAAGGATATTATTCTTCCGCTGATAACAGTCATTTTGTTTTTCGCGCTGCTCTTTAATCTGGTCTACACGCTTTATCCATCTTCCTTTTCCGGGACAATCGGAAAAACGCGTGTAACTCAGTTTATTTCGTTTCTTTCTTTAAGCATTGGCAGTATTTCAGTGGGGGAGACTTTTAATGTGACACCGGAAAAAAGCGGGACGCAAATCATGGCTGCTGTGGAATCCTTCTGGAATTTATTTGTTCTGTCACTTCTTATATCTCTGATCACATAGTCCTTAGTGGGATCTTCTCCGTCTCCTGACAGGAAGACAGATCATCTGGCCAATCCGCAGGTTCGTGGGATCAACTCCGGGGTTCAGTGAGATAAGTGAAGCTGTTGAAAGGTGGTATTTACCGGCCAATTTGGAAAAGGTATCACCAGCTTTGATAACATAACGGTTCGCCGGTGGACATGAAACAACGCTCCTCCTGATTGGAATGCAGATCAAGACCCCCGGTTTCAGGTTATTCGGGTTTACTCCTGTGTTCACCGATGCAATTGCCTCTGCAGTTGTATTGAATTTGCGGGCAAGGCTATAAAAAGTATCACCCGGCTTGATCTGATATGAGATTGTTCCTTTCGGACAGGTCATGAAAGCTCACTCCCAGCAGATATTTTTTCTCTTCTCATTGTATGAAGGGATTACCTGTCCGCCGGACAGAAGGACAAACCCAACCCCAAATTTTTTTCGCCTTAAAGGTTAGAATAAGAAAATCCATAAAGGGATAGTGAAAATCCTTCTAAAAATATTCAGATTAAACCGGGAGATGTACAAGTTGGTTTGAATACTAAAATATTTGACAACCAAATTAAAAATGAGGTAAACTTTGATTATGCGCTGAGAGGAAGTGAAAGGTTGGAAACAAATATTCGTACTGTTTTAAATGAACTTCTGATTGGAACATTCAATCAAATTCTAGATGTAGAGCAGAACGAGATTAAGAAAGGACCATTAAATAATCTGTCTATCTCAGAACTGCATGCGATTGAAGCGATTGGAATGTATCAGGATAGGACAATGTCTCAGGTTGCCGCCGATCTGGGTATCACTGTCGGAGCGCTTACTTCTTTTATCAATAACCTTGTTAAAAAGGAGTATGTTTCCAGACAAAGGGATGAGGCAGACCGGAGAATTGTCAGGATCAGCCTGACCAGAAGGGGAAAGCTTGCCTACAGGATTCATGAAAAATTCCATCTGGATATGGTTAAGCATATGCTTCTCGGATTAGGGGAACAGGAGAATATTTTAATCGAATCATTGCAGAAACTCACCGAATTTTTTGATTCAAAGTATTCCTTTAATCATTAACAAGAGATACACAAAAGGTATATGAAAAAGGTAAACGAACAGAAGATTCGTAATGGATGATAATAAACGAAATAATATGAGAGAAAAGGAAATTTGGAAATATGTATGACGTTGAGATAATTGGCACTGGCAGTTATGTTCCTGAAAACAGGGTGACGAATGATGATCTGTCTAAGATTGTTGACACAAGCGATGAATGGATCCGTACCCGGACAGGGATCATAGAACGCAGAATTTCACTGACGGAAACCACAGCGGATCTGGCAGTTGCAGCCGCCCGCAGAGCGCTTGATGATGCCGGAGTTGCCGCTGAGGAGCTTGATCTGATTATTGTGGCCACGGTTACACCGGACTATTTTTTCCCGTCAACGGCATGTTTTGTCCAGAATAGTCTCGGAGCCAGCCGGGCAGCTTGTTTTGATATCAGTGCGGCTTGCACCGGTTTTATTTTTGGACTCAGCATTGCCTCCCAGTTTATCAGAACAGGGATGTATCAAAAGGCACTGATCATCGGGGCCGAGGCCCTTTCCAAAATCACGGACTGGGAAGACCGCGGCACTTGTGTCCTGTTTGCAGACGGGGCGGGTGCGGCGGTTATTAAAAGAGGAGATCAGGGCATTATTTCTGAAGTAATCGGTTCTGATGGGAGCAAGGGTGAATGTTTGGAATGTCCTGCCCTTCCGCTCAAGAACGTCTTTATTGAGGCCGGGGAAGCTAAGCCCCCATATGCCAAAATGAACGGACGGGAAGTTTTTAAATTTGCAGTCAATATTTTACCTGAGTGTATTTTGAAGACGCTTGAAAAGACACCTTATACGCTGGAAGACATTAACCATATCATACCGCACCAGGCGAACCTGCGGATCATCGATTCAGCGGCCAAAAAGCTGCAGGTGGATCAGGCGAAGTTTTATGTCAACCTTCCCAGTTATGGAAATACTTCGAGTGCGAGTATCCCAATTGCCCTGGATGAAATGGCCAAAGGGAAGTTAATCCATGAAGGGGATCTGCTCGTTCTTGTCGGATTCGGAGGAGGACTTACCTACGGCGCAATGCTGATTAAATGGACCATAGGGGGTAAATGATGTCTTTTGACACGATCTGCAGGATTATTGCCTCCCAGATTGAGATTGAACCGGAGGAAATCCAGCTGTCCACCAAGTTCCAGCAAGACCTCGGAATTGACTCTCTAAGCATTTTTGAAATTGTCATGGAGCTGGAAGATGTATACAGGATTGAAATTCCGACTGAAGATCTTGAAGAATTAATCAGCGTAGCAGATCTGGTTGACTATATGAATAAGCGAACGAATTGAAGGAGAGAATGGCATGAATAACTTTGGTTTTTTTCATAAACTGGGCGTAAAATACCCGCTGATTCAAGGCGGTATGGCCTGGATTTCGGACAGCTCACTTGCTTCGGCCGTATCGAACGCCGGCGGAATCGGTATCATTGCGGCGGCCAACGCACCTGTCGAATATGTCAAAGAAGAGATTAGGAAGGCCAAAGCTCTGACAGACAAGCCTTTTGGCGTAAATATCATGCTGTTAAGTGAAAATGCCGGAGCCATTGCCCGTCTCGTCTGTGAAGAAGGGGTAAAAGTAGTGACAACAGGCGCCGGAAGTCCCGGGAAATATATTAAAATGTGGAAAGAAAACGGCATTACGGTCATTCCCGTAGTTCCTTCCGTTGCGTTGGCCCGCAGGATGGAGAAGGAAGGGGCAGATGCCGTTGTGGCGGAAGGCGGAGAGTCCGGCGGACATGTCGGTGAACTGACGACCATGGCCTTGCTTCCTCAGGTGATTGACGCTGTAAATATTCCGGTGATTGCTGCTGGGGGAATCGGTGACGGCAGAGGGATTGCCGCAGCTTTTATGTTGGGTGCAAGCGGTGTCCAGGTTGGCACAAGGTTCCTAACTGCCGAAGAATGTACCGTGCATCAAAACTATAAGGATAGAATCCTGAAAGCTAAAGATATCGATTCAGTCGTTACAGGCAGGCCAACAGGTCACCCGGTCAGAGTCCTCAGAAATAAACTTACCCGGCAGTTTGAAGAGCTGGAAAGGACGGGGGCACCTCTGGAGCAGTATGAGACGATTGGTGCCGGTGCGCTGCGCAAGGCTGTCAAAGAGGGAGATACGGATTACGGATCGGTCATGGCCGGGCAAATCGCAGGTCTGATTAAAAAAGAACAGACCTGTAAAGAGATTATTGAAGAAATGTTTGCCCAGGCAGGGGAACGTCTGAAAGCTATTAAGCTTGACAGTATTACCCGCTAAAGGGATACGTGTGGAGGACAAAAGAACCATCCCTTTGTCCCCCACATTCGGATGATTATCGGATGATTATTGGAGGATACGGAAAGAATGGATAGAAAGACAGCGTTTATTTTTGCGGGCCAGGGTTCACAGTATGTTGGCATGGGCAAAGAACTTTATCAGCATAACGATGTTTCGTGGGCGGTTTTTGACCTGGCGGATCAGGAGCTCGGATATTCGCTGAGTGGCCTGTGTTTTAACGGCCCCAAAGAGGAACTGGATAAAACCGAACATACACAGCCCGCCATTCTTACAGTCAGTGTGGCAGCCGCAAGGGCGTTGATGGATCAGGGGATCAATCCTGATCTGACAGCCGGATTCAGTCTGGGTGAATATTCTGCCTTGGTCTTGAGCGGTGTATTGCCATTTGAGGCGGCTGTGAAACTAGTCCGGAACAGAGGCAGGTATATGCAGGAGGCTGTGTCTCAGGGTGTTGGAGGAATGGCTGCAGTCCTCGGTTTGGAAACATCCGGGGTCGAGGAGGCTTGTCTTGCGGCTGAAAGCCTTGGGATTGTACGGATTGCCAATTATAACTGCCCAGGTCAAGTTGTGATATCCGGGGAAAACAAGGCCTTGGAAGCCGCGTCGGCCAGAGCTATGGAGCTCGGGGCCAAAAGGGTGATCCCGCTTGAAGTCAGCGGACCGTTTCATACGGGCTTGCTCGAACCGGCGGCCCGGAAATTGGCTGACGAGCTGGCAGGCATTGAATTTTCTGATCCCCGGATCCCGGTGATTTCAAATGTCACTGCAGATTATATGGCGGATAAGTCGGCGGTCAAGGAACTATTGCCACAACAAGTCATGCGTTCCGTCCTTTGGGAGATGTCCTTCAGAAGAATGCTCGCCGACGGCGTAGATACCTTTGTGGAACTGGGACCTGGAAGTGTCTTAAAAGGCTTTGCGAGAAAGATTGACAAGAACGTGAAGGTTCTGAATGTCGAAGACCCGACATCTCTCGAAGCTGTGGTGAAATACTTTAACGATTAAGAACGTACTTGAAATCTAGGTACAGGTCACGGTTTCTATCAATATTGGATTCCAGGAGGAGGTAGGATATGCTAAAGGGGAAAACAGCAGTTGTTACAGGTGCCAGCAGGGGTATTGGCAGAGCCATCGCTTTAAAGCTTGCTGAACAAGGCGCGAATATTGCGGTGAATTATGTAAGCAGCGAGCAGGAAGGGTTAAAGCTTGCTCAGGAAATTGAAAACTTTGGAGGGCGGGCCTTAGTTCTAAAAGCGGACGTCAGTGTATTCAGTGAAGCGGAACAATTGATTGCGATGGCCAAAGCAGAATTTGGAACCATTGATATTCTGGTCAATAACGCAGGGATAACCCGCGACGGTTTACTCATGAGGATGTCAGAAGACGATTTTGATCGAGTCGTAGAAGTAGACCTCAAAGGGGTATTCAATTGCACCCGACATGCTGTTCCTATCATGGTCAAACAAAGAAGCGGCAGGATCGTCAATATCACTTCTGTTGTTGGAATTCTCGGAAATGCAGGGCAGGTTAATTATGCAGCGGCCAAAGCCGGTGTTATTGGACTTACTAAATCCCTGGCCAAGGAAATCGGCAGCAGAAACATCACGGTGAATGCTGTAGCCCCTGGCTTTATTGAGACAGATATGACGTCAGGATTATCGGATAAAGTGAAAGAACTGACCAAAGAAAGCATTGCTTTAAAGAGGTTTGGTAAACCGGAGAATATCGCCGATACGGTTTTATTTCTAGCTTCAGACGCCGGTGAATACATTACCGGCCAGGTCATAAGCGTTGACGGCGGAATGGCATTTTAGGAGGAGACCAACAATATGAGAACACGCGTAGTTATTACTGGAATTGGGGCGGTTACTCCGCTTGGCAACGATGCAGCCACATTCTGGCAGGGCATCAAAGAGGGAAAATGCGGAATAGGTCCGATCACAGCCTTTGATACGACGGACCATAAAGTAAAAATTGGTGCTGAGATCAAAAATTTTGATCCTGAAATGCATTTGGACAAGAAAGAAGCCAAACGGATGGACCGCTACTGCCAGTTGGCAGTGGTGGCGGCAGAGCAGGCTTATGAAGACGCGGGTCTGAAAGCAGCCGAGATCGACCCGGAAAGATTAGGTGTTTTGGTTGGATCGGGGATAGGCGGTCTGCTAACGATCGAAGAACAGCACAGCAGACTGACCGAGAAAGGGCCTGGCAGGGTTTCCCCTTTCTTTATTCCGATGGCGATCAGTAATATGGCTTCAGGGAATATTGCGATCAAGCTTGGTGCCAAAGGAATTAACTACAGTATTGTCACAGCCTGCGCTTCGGCAACGCATTCCATCGGTGAAGCTTTTTGGAAGATCAGAGACGGTCAGGCGGATATGATTGTTACCGGTGGTGCCGAAGCCCCGATTACGCCTCTAGCGGTAGCCGGATTTACTTCCATGACCGCTTTGAGCAACAGCAATGATGTCAACAGGGCTTCCATCCCGTTTGACAAGGAGCGGGACGGGTTCGTGATCGGTGAAGGTGCGGGTATTTTGGTTCTGGAATCTTTGGAGCATGCTAGAAAGAGGAATGCAAGAATCTATGGCGAAGTAGTTGGTTACGGAGCTACCTGCGACGCCTACCATATGACCGCACCTGCACCGGGAGGGGAAGGCGCGGCCAGAGCGATGAAGCTTGCCTTAGCTGATGCCGGAATTGGTCCGGAAGAAATATCCTATATCAATCCGCATGGAACAGGTACACCGTACAACGACAAGTTTGAGACGGAAGCGATCAAAGCCATATTTGGAGAAAAAGCTTATCAAATACCGGTGAGTTCGACAAAATCAATGACCGGTCATCTACTGGGAGCAGCAGGAGCTATAGAGGCGATTATCTGCGCCAAAGCACTGCAGGAGGGCTTTGTACCACCGACGATCGGCTATCAGGTTAAAGATGAGGAATGTGACCTGGATTATGTGCCGAATTGCGGGCGTAACATGGATTTGACCTACGCTCTATCCAATTCGCTTGGATTTGGCGGCCATAATGCTACCATTATCTTAAAAAAATGGTTAGAGGGATAAAGTGATGGATTTAAAAGAAATTCAAGAACTGATAAAAATGGTGGATGAGTCCGGGCTGACTGAATTTGAGCTTAAGCAAGAGGATTATAAAATTGTTTTGAAGAAAGAAAAGCTTCAGCCTATGTTTCAGCCTGCGTTTCAGCCGGTGCAGAGCTTTATGACCGGGGCTGCAGCCGGAAGAGAGACTGCGGCTCCGGAACATCCAAGTTCTAAAATTGAAGCGTCGCAGACGATTAATGCACCGATTGTTGGAACCTTTTACCTGGCACCGTCGCCCGGAGAGAAACCCTTTGTCAGCGCGGGTAGCAAAGTCAAAAAAGGAGATACGCTTTGTATTGTCGAGGCGATGAAGCTGATGAATGAGATTGAAGCTGAAGAAGACCTGCAAATTCTTAGCATTCTGGTTGATGACGGGCAAATGGTCGAATTTGGCCAACCGCTGTTTGAAATTAATACCAAGTAGCGGCAAGGATGCAAGCGGAACTATTGTGGAGGTAAAAAGGTGCTGAACATCAAAGAGATTCAGGAGATCATTCCGCATCGATACCCGTTTCTTCTTCTGGACCGAGTCGAAGAGCTAGAAGAAGGTAAAAGGGTTGTTGCTTATAAAAATGTTACGATCAATGAGTATTTTTTTCAGGGACATTTTCCGCAAGAACCGGTAATGCCCGGTGTACTCATTATTGAAGCGCTGGCTCAGGCCGGTGCGGTAGCTTTATTAAAAATGGAAAAATATCAGGGTAAGCTCGCTTACTTTACCGGAATTGACAATGCCAAGTTCCGAAGGAAGGTATTTCCTGGTGATGTGCTGAGGCTGGAAGTAGAAATCATAAAAATCAAAGGTCCTGCCGGCATCGGCAAAGCCCTTGCCACGGTTGACGGGGAAAAAGCTGCCGAAGCCGAAATCAAGTTTTTTATCAGTTAATAAAGTTGGTGGGTGAAAACTTGTTCAAAAAAATACTCATTGCCAACAGAGGCGAAATAGCGGTCCGGATTATTCGGGCCTGCCGGGAAATCGGAGTTGCAACAGTTGCGGTTTATTCGGAAGCCGACAGGAACTCCCTGCATGTGGATCTTGCTGATGAGACGGTTTGTATCGGGCCGGCCAGAGCAAGGGACAGCTATCTGAATACCAAGAATATTATCAGTGCAACGGTTCTGACGGGCGCGGAAGCCATTCATCCGGGATTTGGCTTTTTGGCGGAAAACAGCAAATTTGCCGAGATGTGCAAAGCGTGCCATATCGCATTTATCGGTCCTGACCCGGAAGTGATTGAAATGATGGGAAATAAAGCTAAGGCTCGGCAGATCATGGGCCAGGCGGGTGTCCCTATCGTTCCTGGTATTGAAGGTGTGTTGGCTAATTTTAAACAGGCAGAGGCTTCTGCGGAGCGTATTGGTTATCCAGTCATGCTGAAGGCATCGGCAGGCGGCGGAGGCAAGGGTATCCGGATTGTCTGGAGCCGGGATGAACTGAAAAAGGCTTATGATATGGCCAAGAAAGAAGCCCAAGCTGCCTTTGATGATGATTCGATGTATTTGGAGAAATATCTGGTGGAGCCGAGACATATCGAATTTCAGATCCTGGCGGACCACTATGGAAATGTCATTCACCTCGGAGAAAGAGACTGTTCAATCCAGCGCAGAAATCAAAAAGTCATTGAAGAGGCTCCTTCAACCGTCCTGAGTGACGAGCTCAGGCGGAAAATGGGGGATACAGCTGTCCGCGCTGCTCAAGCGGTAGGTTATAAAAGCGCCGGGACCATCGAATTTTTAGTTGACAACAACGGTGGCTATTACTTTATGGAAATGAATACCCGTATCCAGGTCGAGCATCCTGTAACCGAACTGGTTACAGGAATTGATATTGTGAAGGAACAACTGAAAATTGCCTCGGGAGAACAGCTAAACATCCGGCAGGACGACGTGCATATTCAAGGCCATGCCATAGAATGCCGAATCAATGCGGAAAATCCCGCACTCGGGTTCAGGCCGTCTCCCGGCAAAGTGAATATCCTTCTCTGGCCCGGAGGAAATGGCGTAAGACTGGACAGCGCACTCTACAACGGCTATGATATCCCGCCGACCTATGATTCGATGATCGCGAAACTGATTACGCATGGCCAGGACAGGAATGAAGCCATCAGTAAAATGCGCAGGGCCCTTGATGAGTTTATCATTGAAGGCATTGACACGAATATTGAATTTCTGTTTCAGATTCTGAATAACCCGAAATTTAGGAGCGCAGAAATTGACACATCCTTCATTGCCAAAGAATTTGACTATGGAGCGTAATGACAGCCAAAAAAAATGATTACGGTTGGTGTTCATGTTTAAATTAAACAGGGTTTTTAAGAAACCGCGTTATCTAACCATACAACAGAATAATAGTCAGCCGGCACCGGCGGAGATAGAGGGGCAGGGGGAAAAGAGTGTTTTGCCTGCCATTCCGAACGGGCTGTGGACAAAATGCCAGAATTGCGGAGAGACAGTTTACACGAAGGATCTCAGTAACAATAACAAGGTCTGTGTCCGCTGCGGCTACCATTTCAGGATGGGAGCCTGGGAAAGAGTCGACTTGATCATGGACACCGGTACATTTAAAGAAATTAATCAGGATATGAAAAGCGTCAATCCGCTGGACTTTGAAGGCTATGCAGAGAAAATCCGCGCTGGCCAGGAGAAGACGG encodes the following:
- a CDS encoding PaaI family thioesterase, whose translation is MDNILEEMSKDIFAKYVGIEILKAGAGTAEARLKIDEHHLNALGIVQGGAIFTLADSTLAAASNSREGTAIAVNVSITYCQAAGLGILTARAKEVSLNRKIATYLVEVTDEKDNLIAMFQGTVYRKQ
- a CDS encoding DUF1540 domain-containing protein, translated to MGSIKCTVTECHYNKDVMCDAPMIQVNHSGAEHSQGSEETQCDTFKPQK
- a CDS encoding LysM peptidoglycan-binding domain-containing protein → MTCPKGTISYQIKPGDTFYSLARKFNTTAEAIASVNTGVNPNNLKPGVLICIPIRRSVVSCPPANRYVIKAGDTFSKLAGKYHLSTASLISLNPGVDPTNLRIGQMICLPVRRRRRSH
- a CDS encoding MarR family winged helix-turn-helix transcriptional regulator; translation: METNIRTVLNELLIGTFNQILDVEQNEIKKGPLNNLSISELHAIEAIGMYQDRTMSQVAADLGITVGALTSFINNLVKKEYVSRQRDEADRRIVRISLTRRGKLAYRIHEKFHLDMVKHMLLGLGEQENILIESLQKLTEFFDSKYSFNH
- a CDS encoding ketoacyl-ACP synthase III gives rise to the protein MYDVEIIGTGSYVPENRVTNDDLSKIVDTSDEWIRTRTGIIERRISLTETTADLAVAAARRALDDAGVAAEELDLIIVATVTPDYFFPSTACFVQNSLGASRAACFDISAACTGFIFGLSIASQFIRTGMYQKALIIGAEALSKITDWEDRGTCVLFADGAGAAVIKRGDQGIISEVIGSDGSKGECLECPALPLKNVFIEAGEAKPPYAKMNGREVFKFAVNILPECILKTLEKTPYTLEDINHIIPHQANLRIIDSAAKKLQVDQAKFYVNLPSYGNTSSASIPIALDEMAKGKLIHEGDLLVLVGFGGGLTYGAMLIKWTIGGK
- a CDS encoding acyl carrier protein, with protein sequence MSFDTICRIIASQIEIEPEEIQLSTKFQQDLGIDSLSIFEIVMELEDVYRIEIPTEDLEELISVADLVDYMNKRTN
- the fabK gene encoding enoyl-[acyl-carrier-protein] reductase FabK, coding for MNNFGFFHKLGVKYPLIQGGMAWISDSSLASAVSNAGGIGIIAAANAPVEYVKEEIRKAKALTDKPFGVNIMLLSENAGAIARLVCEEGVKVVTTGAGSPGKYIKMWKENGITVIPVVPSVALARRMEKEGADAVVAEGGESGGHVGELTTMALLPQVIDAVNIPVIAAGGIGDGRGIAAAFMLGASGVQVGTRFLTAEECTVHQNYKDRILKAKDIDSVVTGRPTGHPVRVLRNKLTRQFEELERTGAPLEQYETIGAGALRKAVKEGDTDYGSVMAGQIAGLIKKEQTCKEIIEEMFAQAGERLKAIKLDSITR
- the fabD gene encoding ACP S-malonyltransferase, with translation MDRKTAFIFAGQGSQYVGMGKELYQHNDVSWAVFDLADQELGYSLSGLCFNGPKEELDKTEHTQPAILTVSVAAARALMDQGINPDLTAGFSLGEYSALVLSGVLPFEAAVKLVRNRGRYMQEAVSQGVGGMAAVLGLETSGVEEACLAAESLGIVRIANYNCPGQVVISGENKALEAASARAMELGAKRVIPLEVSGPFHTGLLEPAARKLADELAGIEFSDPRIPVISNVTADYMADKSAVKELLPQQVMRSVLWEMSFRRMLADGVDTFVELGPGSVLKGFARKIDKNVKVLNVEDPTSLEAVVKYFND
- the fabG gene encoding 3-oxoacyl-[acyl-carrier-protein] reductase, yielding MLKGKTAVVTGASRGIGRAIALKLAEQGANIAVNYVSSEQEGLKLAQEIENFGGRALVLKADVSVFSEAEQLIAMAKAEFGTIDILVNNAGITRDGLLMRMSEDDFDRVVEVDLKGVFNCTRHAVPIMVKQRSGRIVNITSVVGILGNAGQVNYAAAKAGVIGLTKSLAKEIGSRNITVNAVAPGFIETDMTSGLSDKVKELTKESIALKRFGKPENIADTVLFLASDAGEYITGQVISVDGGMAF
- the fabF gene encoding beta-ketoacyl-ACP synthase II, which gives rise to MRTRVVITGIGAVTPLGNDAATFWQGIKEGKCGIGPITAFDTTDHKVKIGAEIKNFDPEMHLDKKEAKRMDRYCQLAVVAAEQAYEDAGLKAAEIDPERLGVLVGSGIGGLLTIEEQHSRLTEKGPGRVSPFFIPMAISNMASGNIAIKLGAKGINYSIVTACASATHSIGEAFWKIRDGQADMIVTGGAEAPITPLAVAGFTSMTALSNSNDVNRASIPFDKERDGFVIGEGAGILVLESLEHARKRNARIYGEVVGYGATCDAYHMTAPAPGGEGAARAMKLALADAGIGPEEISYINPHGTGTPYNDKFETEAIKAIFGEKAYQIPVSSTKSMTGHLLGAAGAIEAIICAKALQEGFVPPTIGYQVKDEECDLDYVPNCGRNMDLTYALSNSLGFGGHNATIILKKWLEG
- the accB gene encoding acetyl-CoA carboxylase biotin carboxyl carrier protein, producing the protein MDLKEIQELIKMVDESGLTEFELKQEDYKIVLKKEKLQPMFQPAFQPVQSFMTGAAAGRETAAPEHPSSKIEASQTINAPIVGTFYLAPSPGEKPFVSAGSKVKKGDTLCIVEAMKLMNEIEAEEDLQILSILVDDGQMVEFGQPLFEINTK
- the fabZ gene encoding 3-hydroxyacyl-ACP dehydratase FabZ — its product is MLNIKEIQEIIPHRYPFLLLDRVEELEEGKRVVAYKNVTINEYFFQGHFPQEPVMPGVLIIEALAQAGAVALLKMEKYQGKLAYFTGIDNAKFRRKVFPGDVLRLEVEIIKIKGPAGIGKALATVDGEKAAEAEIKFFIS
- a CDS encoding acetyl-CoA carboxylase biotin carboxylase subunit, with translation MFKKILIANRGEIAVRIIRACREIGVATVAVYSEADRNSLHVDLADETVCIGPARARDSYLNTKNIISATVLTGAEAIHPGFGFLAENSKFAEMCKACHIAFIGPDPEVIEMMGNKAKARQIMGQAGVPIVPGIEGVLANFKQAEASAERIGYPVMLKASAGGGGKGIRIVWSRDELKKAYDMAKKEAQAAFDDDSMYLEKYLVEPRHIEFQILADHYGNVIHLGERDCSIQRRNQKVIEEAPSTVLSDELRRKMGDTAVRAAQAVGYKSAGTIEFLVDNNGGYYFMEMNTRIQVEHPVTELVTGIDIVKEQLKIASGEQLNIRQDDVHIQGHAIECRINAENPALGFRPSPGKVNILLWPGGNGVRLDSALYNGYDIPPTYDSMIAKLITHGQDRNEAISKMRRALDEFIIEGIDTNIEFLFQILNNPKFRSAEIDTSFIAKEFDYGA